From the genome of Streptomyces sp. NBC_01317, one region includes:
- a CDS encoding branched-chain amino acid ABC transporter permease produces the protein MTTFIELLLGGLSMGSVYALIALGFVVIFKATEVVNFAHASLLLAGGYLTAVLHDDLGFWPALALGVAGAAVVGSAVEFLVMRRYRGSDHSVLAIVTIGVDILLTTELTRRLGTDVLALGDPWGDRVLTFGGVTLAQTRVAAFVAAALLITAFLLAFRYTTWGVAMRAAAENPTTAALMGVRLGRVSLSAWAVAGALAAVAALFLTVFPTPGLERATSLAALKAFPAAILGGLDSTTGALAGGLIVGVTESLATGYQSDLAFLGRGIGDLAPYLVMVAVLLVRPAGLFGTKEPARV, from the coding sequence GTGACCACCTTCATCGAACTCCTTCTCGGCGGCCTGTCCATGGGCTCCGTCTACGCCCTGATCGCCCTCGGCTTCGTGGTCATCTTCAAGGCCACCGAGGTCGTCAACTTCGCCCACGCCTCGCTCCTCCTGGCGGGCGGCTACCTCACCGCCGTCCTCCACGACGACCTGGGCTTCTGGCCCGCGCTCGCCCTCGGCGTCGCGGGCGCGGCGGTGGTCGGCTCCGCCGTCGAGTTCCTGGTGATGCGCCGTTACCGGGGCTCCGACCACAGCGTCCTCGCCATCGTCACCATCGGCGTCGACATCCTGCTGACCACCGAACTCACCCGCCGCCTCGGCACGGACGTGCTCGCGCTCGGCGACCCCTGGGGCGACCGTGTCCTCACCTTCGGCGGGGTCACCCTCGCCCAGACGCGGGTGGCCGCGTTTGTCGCCGCCGCGCTGCTGATCACGGCGTTCCTGCTCGCCTTCCGGTACACCACCTGGGGTGTGGCCATGCGCGCGGCGGCCGAGAACCCGACCACCGCCGCGCTGATGGGCGTACGGCTCGGCCGGGTCTCGCTCTCCGCGTGGGCGGTCGCCGGGGCCCTCGCCGCCGTCGCCGCGCTGTTCCTCACCGTCTTCCCGACCCCCGGCCTCGAACGTGCCACCTCCCTCGCCGCCCTCAAGGCCTTCCCCGCGGCCATCCTCGGCGGCCTCGACTCGACCACCGGCGCCCTGGCGGGCGGACTGATCGTCGGCGTCACCGAATCACTCGCCACCGGCTACCAGAGCGATCTGGCCTTCCTGGGACGCGGGATCGGCGACCTCGCGCCCTATCTCGTGATGGTCGCGGTCCTCCTCGTCCGGCCCGCCGGTCTCTTCGGCACGAAGGAGCCGGCCCGTGTCTGA
- a CDS encoding ABC transporter ATP-binding protein — translation MGGPSAGGPSAGGPGGGDPPGGPPSERSRPLSAEAPPTLTLTDLTVRFAGLTALDAVSFTVEPGSVHAVIGPNGAGKSTCFNVLSGVYRATAGSVRLGDTELTGLAPHRIAALGIARTFQNLALPPHATVADSLLLGRHRLTRAGFLATGLGLPSAAREARRHRARVAEIAEFVGLADDLDRPAGTLPYGKQKLVELGRALCMEPRVLLLDEPVAGMTADERRRTAAVVSGVRDSLGISIVLVEHDMGVVMRLADTVTVLDFGRGIASGPPARVQNDPAVVRAYLGADADADAAPDPAEQEPTP, via the coding sequence GTGGGCGGCCCGTCCGCCGGCGGCCCGTCCGCCGGCGGCCCCGGCGGCGGTGATCCGCCCGGCGGACCGCCCTCCGAGCGGTCCCGCCCTCTCTCCGCCGAAGCGCCCCCCACCCTCACCCTCACCGACCTCACCGTCCGCTTCGCCGGGCTCACCGCCCTCGACGCCGTCTCCTTCACCGTCGAGCCCGGCAGTGTGCACGCCGTCATCGGGCCCAACGGCGCGGGCAAGTCCACCTGCTTCAACGTCCTTTCCGGCGTCTACCGGGCCACGGCGGGGAGCGTTCGCCTCGGTGACACCGAGCTGACCGGGCTCGCCCCGCACCGGATCGCCGCGCTTGGCATCGCCCGTACGTTCCAGAACCTCGCCCTGCCCCCGCACGCCACCGTCGCCGACAGCCTGCTGCTCGGCCGCCACCGGCTCACCCGCGCCGGTTTCCTCGCCACCGGGCTCGGGCTGCCCTCCGCCGCGCGGGAGGCCCGGCGCCACCGGGCCAGGGTCGCCGAGATCGCCGAGTTCGTCGGGCTCGCCGACGACCTCGACCGCCCGGCCGGGACCCTCCCGTACGGCAAACAGAAACTCGTCGAACTGGGCCGCGCGCTCTGCATGGAGCCCCGCGTGCTCCTCCTGGACGAGCCCGTCGCCGGGATGACGGCCGACGAACGGCGGCGCACGGCCGCCGTCGTCTCCGGGGTGCGTGACAGCCTCGGCATCTCGATCGTTCTGGTCGAACACGACATGGGGGTGGTGATGCGGCTCGCCGACACGGTGACCGTCCTCGACTTCGGCCGCGGGATCGCGAGTGGCCCGCCCGCGCGCGTACAGAACGATCCCGCCGTCGTACGCGCCTACCTGGGCGCCGACGCCGACGCCGACGCCGCGCCCGACCCCGCCGAGCAGGAGCCGACGCCGTGA
- a CDS encoding DUF6891 domain-containing protein, whose product MLEIVVETEKRERHVRVSAEDLAGLIRRIGGEGDRFLVLHRIPDLPDVFAQVWHQAGGDYTVEHRDGAADRHFQVRVDGPGAVVATLTGWATVTDRARQESGGDNDPGWIPLDMGPLPVVPPLDLDEREREDLETRVREVLAGGYTTRAQLAELAEDYLVTADRRPVSPDQARVLADRMWLERVAEQAGWQGETDPERLTRAFAVLERAGITARENFTCCRGCGQAEIGGEGGPGARGFVYFHTQCTDSAAAGHGLTLLFGGFDGSSGTTAAIGREVVAALEAAGLPVEWDGDPGRAVIVTPVDWRRRLVG is encoded by the coding sequence ATGCTGGAGATCGTCGTGGAGACGGAGAAGCGGGAGCGGCACGTCCGGGTGTCCGCCGAGGACCTGGCCGGGCTGATCCGGCGTATCGGCGGCGAGGGCGACCGGTTCCTGGTGCTCCACCGGATACCCGACCTGCCCGACGTCTTCGCCCAGGTCTGGCACCAGGCCGGCGGGGACTACACCGTGGAGCACCGCGACGGCGCCGCCGACCGGCACTTCCAGGTGCGGGTCGACGGTCCCGGGGCGGTGGTCGCGACGCTGACGGGGTGGGCGACGGTGACGGACCGGGCCCGCCAGGAGTCCGGCGGGGACAACGATCCGGGCTGGATACCGCTGGACATGGGCCCCCTTCCCGTGGTGCCGCCGCTCGACCTGGACGAGCGCGAGCGCGAGGACTTGGAGACGCGCGTCCGCGAGGTGCTGGCCGGGGGCTACACCACCCGCGCACAACTGGCCGAGCTGGCCGAGGACTACCTGGTCACCGCCGACCGCCGGCCCGTGTCGCCCGACCAGGCGCGGGTGCTGGCCGACCGGATGTGGCTGGAGCGTGTCGCGGAACAGGCCGGCTGGCAGGGCGAGACCGACCCCGAGCGGCTCACCCGCGCCTTCGCCGTCCTGGAGCGGGCCGGGATCACGGCCCGCGAGAACTTCACCTGCTGCCGCGGCTGCGGGCAGGCCGAGATCGGCGGCGAGGGCGGCCCCGGCGCCCGTGGCTTCGTCTACTTCCACACCCAGTGCACGGACTCCGCCGCGGCCGGTCATGGACTGACGCTGCTCTTCGGCGGCTTCGACGGCTCGTCCGGGACCACGGCGGCGATCGGCCGGGAGGTCGTGGCCGCGCTCGAAGCGGCCGGCCTCCCCGTCGAGTGGGACGGCGACCCGGGCAGGGCCGTCATCGTCACCCCGGTGGACTGGCGCCGCCGCTTGGTCGGATAG
- a CDS encoding branched-chain amino acid ABC transporter permease produces the protein MSDVQSSDTTSKSVLNGRSGRPGRAGRLRLKRLPAGPRPYLWTATTLVLLALPFYADRFWLQAGLFAMAAAIGAIGLNLLTGATGQLSMGHAFFLAVGAYGYCLFAGDGRAENGHRLVGLGLPTWLAAVLAVLLAGVAGGLFSPIAGRLRGAYLGIATLALIFIGQHLLFNAGDLTGGFNGRAVPPLSLFGVTFDDTETVVAAVPFHSSEKLWYVGLAALLAGGLFARGVLRGRPGRAMNAIRDHRVAAGVMGVPVARYRAAVFVLSSMYAGLAGVLLALLFQRTVPDYFGMVLALEYLAMIVIGGLGTVAGAVVGAAFVSLLPQLLTHYSDSLPLVSDPGTGGLAPGEASRYLYGAAIVAVVLFLPGGLTRPTLSPRSSREKT, from the coding sequence GTGTCTGACGTCCAATCCTCTGACACCACGTCAAAGTCCGTCCTCAACGGGCGATCCGGCCGACCCGGCCGCGCCGGCCGACTCAGGCTCAAGCGCCTCCCCGCCGGCCCGCGCCCCTACCTGTGGACCGCCACCACCCTCGTCCTCCTCGCCCTCCCCTTCTACGCCGACCGCTTCTGGCTCCAGGCCGGCCTCTTCGCGATGGCCGCCGCGATCGGCGCCATCGGCCTCAACCTCCTCACCGGCGCCACCGGCCAACTCTCCATGGGGCACGCCTTCTTCCTCGCCGTAGGCGCGTACGGCTACTGCCTCTTCGCCGGTGACGGCCGCGCCGAGAACGGCCACCGCCTTGTCGGCCTCGGTCTGCCCACCTGGCTGGCCGCCGTCCTCGCCGTGCTCCTCGCGGGCGTGGCCGGCGGCTTGTTCAGCCCCATCGCGGGCCGGCTGCGCGGTGCCTACCTGGGCATCGCCACCCTCGCCCTGATCTTCATCGGCCAGCACCTCCTCTTCAACGCCGGTGACCTGACCGGGGGGTTCAACGGACGTGCCGTCCCACCGCTCTCCCTCTTCGGCGTGACCTTCGACGACACCGAGACCGTCGTGGCGGCCGTCCCCTTCCACTCCTCGGAGAAACTCTGGTACGTGGGCCTCGCCGCCCTCCTCGCGGGCGGCCTCTTCGCCCGCGGCGTGCTGCGCGGACGGCCGGGACGGGCCATGAACGCCATCCGCGACCACCGCGTCGCCGCCGGGGTGATGGGCGTGCCGGTGGCCCGCTACCGCGCCGCCGTCTTCGTCCTGTCCTCGATGTACGCGGGCCTCGCGGGCGTCCTGCTCGCCCTGCTCTTCCAACGCACCGTGCCCGACTACTTCGGCATGGTCCTCGCCCTCGAATACCTGGCGATGATCGTCATCGGCGGGCTCGGGACCGTCGCGGGCGCCGTCGTCGGCGCCGCCTTCGTCTCCCTGCTGCCCCAGCTCCTCACCCACTACAGCGACAGCCTGCCGCTGGTCTCCGACCCCGGCACCGGAGGCCTCGCCCCCGGCGAGGCCTCCCGCTACCTGTACGGCGCCGCGATCGTCGCGGTGGTCCTGTTCCTGCCCGGCGGTCTCACCCGCCCGACTCTGTCCCCACGGTCCTCACGGGAGAAGACATGA
- a CDS encoding ABC transporter substrate-binding protein yields the protein MKPTARHTLRGGAALLAALALALTGCSGKAGEKDTKSEDAGGVRTGVGVTAKTIKLGVLTDMTGVYASLGKSVTQAQRLWAKQTNAAGGICGRTIELTVRDHGYDPQKAVAAYTELAPGVLGFAQFIGSPFVAAVEPRIDGQDKGLVLPQAWSASLLGSPYVRVIGATYDVETINAVDYLLAEKRVAKGDKIGHVYFEGDYGENALVGSKYAARQAGLTVVEQKIKPTDNDMSAQVAALKRAGVKAVIVSAGPRQAASLVGVAAATGFQVPVIGNNSAFAPQLLATPAGPALMKDYYVASSTLPIGSTEPAPAKLAKEYAAAYPKDVLDNGVVAGYTAGQVYGDVLKKACAAKDLTREGVGKALLTVTAYQSGFGITHNFSDPAAPSTRESVIMKPDDKVPGGLRVVRPAEVAKAAESFQVGG from the coding sequence ATGAAGCCAACAGCCCGTCACACCCTGAGGGGTGGCGCCGCGCTCCTGGCCGCCCTGGCCCTCGCCCTCACCGGATGCAGCGGCAAGGCCGGCGAGAAGGACACGAAGAGCGAGGACGCCGGGGGAGTACGTACCGGGGTCGGCGTCACCGCGAAGACCATCAAGCTCGGCGTGCTCACCGACATGACCGGGGTGTACGCCTCCCTCGGCAAGAGCGTCACCCAGGCCCAGCGGTTGTGGGCGAAGCAGACCAACGCGGCGGGCGGGATCTGCGGCCGTACGATCGAGCTGACCGTGCGCGACCACGGCTACGACCCGCAGAAGGCCGTCGCCGCGTACACCGAACTCGCCCCCGGCGTCCTCGGCTTCGCCCAGTTCATCGGCTCCCCGTTCGTCGCCGCCGTCGAACCGCGCATCGACGGCCAGGACAAGGGACTTGTGCTGCCGCAGGCGTGGTCGGCGTCGCTCCTCGGCAGCCCGTACGTCCGCGTGATCGGTGCCACGTACGACGTCGAGACCATCAACGCCGTCGACTACCTCCTCGCGGAGAAGCGCGTCGCGAAGGGCGACAAGATCGGCCATGTCTACTTCGAGGGCGACTACGGCGAGAACGCGCTCGTGGGGTCCAAGTACGCCGCCCGGCAAGCCGGGTTGACCGTCGTCGAGCAGAAGATCAAGCCGACGGACAACGACATGTCCGCGCAGGTCGCCGCGCTCAAGCGGGCCGGCGTCAAGGCGGTGATCGTCAGCGCGGGCCCCCGGCAGGCGGCCTCGCTCGTCGGGGTCGCCGCGGCCACCGGCTTCCAGGTGCCCGTGATCGGGAACAACTCCGCCTTCGCGCCCCAACTCCTCGCCACCCCGGCCGGACCCGCCCTGATGAAGGACTACTACGTCGCCTCCTCCACCCTCCCCATCGGCTCCACGGAACCGGCACCGGCGAAGCTCGCGAAGGAGTACGCGGCGGCCTACCCCAAGGACGTGCTCGACAACGGTGTGGTCGCCGGATACACCGCCGGGCAGGTCTACGGCGATGTCCTCAAGAAGGCCTGCGCGGCGAAGGACCTGACGCGGGAGGGGGTGGGCAAGGCGCTGCTCACCGTGACCGCGTACCAGAGCGGCTTCGGCATCACGCACAACTTCTCCGACCCGGCCGCGCCGTCCACCCGCGAGTCCGTGATCATGAAGCCGGACGACAAGGTCCCCGGCGGCCTGCGCGTGGTGCGCCCGGCCGAGGTCGCGAAGGCGGCGGAGTCCTTCCAGGTGGGCGGCTGA
- a CDS encoding ABC transporter ATP-binding protein, producing MTALEVRALSVGYGPVRALREVSLDVPPGRIVAVLGGNGAGKSTLLRAISRTLGFHRGRAGAGTVRFDGRPLDGLAPARVVAAGVVHVPEGRQVFARMTVADNLRAGALGARGGRKESARSLARVRELFPVLADRAHQRAGLLSGGEQQMLALGRALMARPKLLLLDEPSLGLAPLMAARIAETVQEINTTGTSVLLVEQNAAIALRLASTAYVLEVGEVTLQGTAAALTASDEVRRRYLGVTDETAAADAARAGASAPTLRRWTA from the coding sequence ATGACCGCGCTCGAAGTGCGTGCGCTGTCCGTCGGTTACGGTCCGGTGCGGGCACTGCGCGAGGTCTCCCTCGACGTGCCGCCCGGCCGGATCGTCGCCGTGCTCGGTGGGAACGGCGCGGGCAAGTCCACGCTGCTGCGCGCCATTTCACGCACCCTGGGGTTCCACCGGGGGCGGGCGGGCGCGGGCACGGTCCGGTTCGACGGCCGCCCGCTGGACGGGCTCGCGCCGGCCCGGGTGGTGGCCGCGGGGGTGGTCCACGTACCGGAGGGGCGGCAGGTGTTCGCCCGGATGACGGTCGCGGACAACCTGCGGGCGGGCGCGCTGGGGGCGCGGGGCGGCCGCAAGGAGAGCGCGCGGAGCCTGGCGCGGGTACGGGAGCTGTTCCCCGTACTCGCGGACCGCGCGCACCAACGAGCCGGACTCCTCTCCGGCGGCGAACAGCAAATGCTGGCGCTGGGCCGGGCGTTGATGGCCCGACCGAAGCTGCTGCTCCTGGACGAGCCGTCGCTGGGACTGGCCCCGCTGATGGCCGCACGGATCGCGGAGACGGTCCAGGAGATCAACACCACCGGCACGTCGGTCCTCCTGGTGGAACAGAACGCCGCGATCGCCCTACGGCTGGCCTCGACGGCCTACGTCCTGGAGGTCGGCGAGGTCACCCTCCAAGGCACCGCGGCGGCCCTGACGGCGTCGGACGAGGTGAGGCGCCGCTACCTCGGCGTGACCGACGAAACGGCAGCGGCCGACGCGGCGCGCGCGGGCGCTTCGGCCCCGACCCTGAGGCGGTGGACGGCGTGA
- a CDS encoding lipid II:glycine glycyltransferase FemX has protein sequence MSISYRLRTITREEHLAFVRARPSASHMQVPSWGDVKPDWRAESVGWFEGGDRPGGAYTGGPGEARGAGRMAGAGLVLYRPVPRIKRYLAYLPEGPVIDWYAADLAAWLTPMLAHLKSRGAFSVKMGPPVVARRWDAEALKAAVADPAAHRLRDVTATTTDPRALRVADRLRELGWRQGEDPAGDGFAAGQPRYVFQVPLEGRSLEEIRQGFNQQWRRNIKKAEKAGVKVVRGGYEDLPAFYTLYRETAERDRFLPRPLPYFERMWTALTAEDPDRMRLYLAHHDGEILSAATMLTVGDHVWYSYGASTSRRREVQPNNAVQWRMLSDAHADGARVYDLRGITDTLDESNHLLGLLRFKAGTGGEAAEYLGEWDFPLNRLLHKAFQLYMARR, from the coding sequence ATGAGCATCAGCTACCGACTGAGGACGATCACCCGCGAGGAGCACCTGGCCTTCGTCCGCGCCAGACCCTCCGCCAGCCATATGCAGGTCCCGTCCTGGGGAGACGTCAAGCCGGACTGGCGGGCGGAGAGCGTCGGCTGGTTCGAGGGCGGCGACCGCCCCGGCGGGGCGTACACCGGCGGCCCCGGCGAGGCGCGCGGCGCCGGGCGGATGGCCGGGGCGGGGCTGGTCCTCTACCGTCCGGTGCCGAGGATCAAGCGGTACCTGGCCTATCTGCCCGAGGGCCCCGTCATCGACTGGTACGCCGCCGACCTGGCCGCCTGGCTCACCCCGATGCTCGCCCACCTCAAGTCCCGGGGCGCCTTCTCGGTGAAGATGGGCCCGCCGGTCGTCGCGCGCCGCTGGGACGCGGAGGCGCTCAAGGCGGCCGTCGCCGACCCGGCCGCGCACCGGCTGCGGGACGTCACGGCCACCACCACCGACCCACGCGCCCTGCGGGTCGCCGACCGGCTGCGCGAGCTGGGCTGGCGGCAGGGCGAGGACCCGGCCGGGGACGGATTCGCCGCCGGACAGCCCCGGTACGTCTTCCAGGTCCCGCTCGAAGGACGGTCGCTGGAGGAGATCCGGCAGGGCTTCAACCAGCAGTGGCGCCGCAACATCAAGAAGGCCGAGAAGGCCGGGGTCAAGGTCGTCCGAGGCGGTTACGAAGACCTGCCGGCCTTTTACACGCTGTACCGGGAGACCGCCGAACGCGACCGGTTCCTGCCCCGGCCGCTGCCGTACTTCGAACGCATGTGGACCGCGCTCACCGCCGAGGACCCCGACCGCATGCGGCTCTACCTCGCCCACCACGACGGCGAGATCCTGTCCGCCGCCACGATGCTCACCGTCGGCGACCACGTCTGGTACTCGTACGGCGCCTCCACCTCCCGCCGCCGCGAGGTGCAGCCCAACAACGCCGTCCAGTGGCGGATGTTGAGCGACGCACACGCGGACGGGGCGCGCGTCTACGACCTGCGCGGCATCACCGACACCCTTGACGAGAGCAACCATCTGCTGGGACTGCTGCGTTTCAAGGCGGGTACGGGCGGCGAGGCCGCCGAGTACTTGGGCGAGTGGGACTTCCCGCTCAACAGGCTCCTGCACAAGGCGTTCCAGCTCTACATGGCCCGCCGCTGA
- a CDS encoding PucR family transcriptional regulator, translating to MGGHRARTDREWSVLASASRALLDRVPRLTDQLIEELRAHSVQFDLAVPRDEHWQQIDRAMRYGIEAITAPRDAPRPDLEYARALGRRRAEQGLALDLLLHAYRHAGYLVWDELLRIVGEQDPADLPLLVHTASHMWSGVDVQATAVAEAYRTTEREMHRRSDERVQALLDALLEGRPSPGLAARAAAGLDLPEQGRYAVVVVRVERQGGREPFERITAAEGMRFFWRMRADCEIAVVALEPDAGLAELAEELSRPCPGPGGISPVVESLAELGLARRLAETALRTIAPGSQLMVRLDSCLPTALVVGQPELAARLIADVFGPLLELDPSDRAVLLETLDAWLEYGGSAGRAATRLYCHRNTVFNRLRRLEHLTSRSLSRPRDLIEMTLALDAFRLTPG from the coding sequence ATGGGTGGCCACCGAGCGCGTACCGATCGCGAGTGGTCCGTTCTGGCGAGCGCCTCGCGCGCGCTGCTGGACCGGGTACCACGCCTCACCGACCAGCTGATCGAGGAACTGCGCGCGCATTCCGTCCAGTTCGACCTCGCCGTGCCGCGCGACGAGCACTGGCAGCAGATCGACCGGGCCATGCGGTACGGAATCGAGGCGATCACCGCGCCGCGCGACGCGCCCCGGCCCGACCTGGAGTACGCCAGGGCCCTGGGCCGGCGCCGGGCCGAGCAGGGGTTGGCGCTCGACCTCCTCCTGCACGCCTACCGGCACGCGGGCTATCTCGTCTGGGACGAACTGCTGCGGATCGTCGGCGAACAGGACCCGGCGGACCTGCCGTTACTGGTGCACACGGCGTCCCACATGTGGTCGGGGGTGGACGTCCAGGCGACCGCCGTGGCGGAGGCGTACCGGACAACGGAGCGGGAGATGCACCGACGCAGTGACGAACGGGTCCAGGCGTTGCTGGACGCGCTGCTGGAGGGCCGGCCCTCGCCGGGCCTCGCGGCTCGCGCGGCGGCGGGTCTCGATCTGCCCGAGCAGGGGCGGTACGCGGTGGTGGTGGTCCGGGTCGAACGGCAGGGCGGGCGCGAGCCGTTCGAGCGGATCACCGCGGCGGAGGGCATGCGGTTCTTCTGGCGGATGCGCGCCGACTGCGAGATCGCGGTGGTGGCGCTGGAACCGGACGCGGGACTCGCCGAGCTGGCCGAGGAGTTGAGCCGGCCCTGTCCCGGGCCCGGTGGGATCAGCCCGGTGGTGGAGAGCCTCGCCGAGCTGGGCCTGGCACGGAGGCTGGCCGAGACGGCGTTGCGAACGATCGCCCCCGGCTCTCAGCTGATGGTCCGTCTGGACTCCTGTCTGCCGACCGCGTTGGTGGTCGGCCAGCCGGAGCTGGCCGCCCGGCTGATCGCGGACGTCTTCGGCCCGCTGCTCGAACTCGACCCGTCCGACCGGGCCGTACTGCTGGAGACGCTGGACGCCTGGCTGGAGTACGGCGGTTCGGCGGGGCGGGCGGCCACCCGGCTGTACTGCCACCGCAACACGGTGTTCAACCGGCTGCGCCGGCTGGAACACCTCACGTCCCGTTCGCTGTCCCGGCCCCGGGACCTGATCGAGATGACCCTGGCCCTGGACGCCTTCCGGCTGACACCGGGGTGA
- a CDS encoding glycerate kinase has protein sequence MTDGAVTDTARVLIAADKFKGSLTAVQVAERVTAGLHRIAPHVAVETMPVADGGDGTVAAAVAAGFERHEVRVSGPLGDELTAAFALRDGTAVVEMAEASGLAHLPDGVFAPLTAGTYGSGELLRAALDAGAHTIVFGVGGSATTDGGAGMLAALGARFLTEDGTPVPPGGGGLWDLATADLSGLDPRLARTDIVLASDVDNPLTGPKGAPAVYGPQKGASPEDVAVLDAALAHYVTVLEASLGSRAARLALSPGAGAAGGIGYGALVGLHASFRPGIEVMLDVLGFAAALSRATLVITGEGSLDEQTLHGKAPAGVAAAARAKNIEVIAVCGRRALLPEALGRAGIRRAYALTDLEKDPAVCMAEAGPLLERLAADIGRDFLT, from the coding sequence GTGACGGACGGAGCAGTAACCGATACCGCGCGCGTGCTCATCGCGGCGGACAAGTTCAAGGGGTCGCTCACGGCCGTGCAGGTCGCCGAGCGGGTGACGGCCGGGCTGCACCGGATCGCGCCCCATGTGGCGGTCGAGACGATGCCCGTCGCGGACGGCGGCGACGGCACCGTGGCCGCCGCGGTGGCGGCGGGATTCGAACGGCACGAGGTACGGGTCAGCGGACCGCTCGGCGACGAACTGACCGCCGCCTTCGCCCTCCGGGACGGCACGGCTGTCGTGGAGATGGCGGAGGCATCCGGCCTGGCCCATCTGCCCGACGGGGTCTTCGCCCCGCTCACGGCCGGTACGTACGGCTCCGGCGAGCTGCTGCGCGCGGCGCTCGACGCGGGGGCGCACACCATCGTCTTCGGGGTGGGCGGCAGCGCCACGACGGACGGCGGCGCGGGCATGCTGGCCGCGCTGGGCGCCCGCTTCCTGACGGAGGACGGCACGCCCGTCCCCCCGGGCGGCGGCGGGCTGTGGGACCTGGCCACCGCCGACCTCTCGGGACTCGACCCCAGGCTGGCCAGGACGGACATCGTCCTGGCCAGTGATGTCGACAATCCACTGACCGGGCCCAAGGGCGCCCCGGCCGTCTACGGACCGCAGAAGGGCGCGAGCCCGGAGGACGTGGCGGTCCTGGACGCGGCTCTCGCCCACTACGTCACGGTCCTGGAGGCGTCCCTCGGCTCCCGGGCCGCGCGTCTCGCGCTGTCCCCGGGCGCGGGCGCGGCGGGCGGTATCGGCTACGGCGCTCTTGTCGGCCTCCACGCGAGCTTCCGCCCCGGCATCGAGGTGATGCTCGACGTCCTCGGCTTCGCCGCCGCGCTGTCCCGGGCGACGCTGGTCATCACGGGGGAGGGCTCGCTGGACGAGCAGACGCTCCACGGCAAGGCGCCGGCGGGGGTCGCCGCGGCGGCGCGCGCGAAGAACATCGAGGTCATCGCCGTCTGCGGGCGGCGGGCCCTGCTGCCGGAGGCCCTGGGCAGGGCCGGTATCCGCCGTGCGTACGCCCTCACGGACCTGGAGAAGGATCCGGCGGTGTGCATGGCGGAGGCGGGTCCGCTGCTGGAGAGGCTGGCGGCGGACATCGGGAGGGACTTCCTGACGTGA
- the pssA gene encoding CDP-diacylglycerol--serine O-phosphatidyltransferase, which translates to MTVIDPETQAGWVAEAQAEDDAEDMPLSMRLSIADTLTLGNATCGFMAVYFTTTGILIPHLTGSDESGMARHSAATAVILMLCAAIFDLFDGLVARKLRSSPMGAELDNLSDLISFGLAPAYFVLVYGMVADDAHQRVSALAAIVVLLAVVLRLARFSCVTIRDGMFQGMPSPFGALTVISIVLLELPFVPTLLAIIGVAWLMVSRVEYPKPRGVLAVAMLSWIVVSMGLLAAWAFDAPGGQLLLQTGCALQVVTGAVIPLFATARRVNTFRDNRREARAAQLP; encoded by the coding sequence TTGACCGTGATTGATCCTGAGACGCAGGCCGGCTGGGTCGCCGAGGCCCAGGCGGAGGACGACGCGGAGGACATGCCGCTGTCGATGAGACTGTCGATAGCGGACACGCTCACGCTCGGTAACGCCACCTGTGGCTTCATGGCGGTGTACTTCACCACCACCGGCATCCTGATCCCACACCTCACGGGCAGCGACGAGAGCGGCATGGCGCGGCACTCCGCCGCGACGGCCGTGATCCTCATGCTCTGCGCGGCGATCTTCGACCTGTTCGACGGGCTGGTGGCGCGCAAGCTCCGCAGCTCGCCGATGGGCGCGGAGCTGGACAACCTCTCCGACCTGATCAGCTTCGGCCTCGCACCGGCGTACTTCGTACTGGTGTACGGCATGGTCGCGGACGACGCGCATCAGCGGGTCTCGGCGCTGGCGGCGATCGTGGTCCTGCTGGCGGTGGTGCTCAGGCTGGCCAGATTCTCCTGCGTGACGATCAGGGACGGCATGTTCCAGGGCATGCCGAGCCCGTTCGGCGCGCTGACGGTCATCTCGATCGTGCTGCTGGAGCTTCCCTTCGTGCCGACGCTGCTCGCGATCATCGGGGTGGCGTGGCTGATGGTGAGCCGGGTCGAGTACCCGAAGCCGCGGGGGGTGCTCGCGGTGGCGATGCTCAGCTGGATCGTGGTCTCGATGGGGCTGCTGGCGGCGTGGGCGTTCGACGCGCCGGGCGGTCAGCTGCTGCTCCAGACCGGGTGTGCGCTCCAGGTGGTGACGGGGGCGGTGATTCCGCTCTTCGCCACGGCGCGGCGGGTGAACACGTTCCGCGACAACCGGCGTGAGGCGCGGGCGGCGCAGCTGCCGTAG